One region of Equus caballus isolate H_3958 breed thoroughbred chromosome 23, TB-T2T, whole genome shotgun sequence genomic DNA includes:
- the IL33 gene encoding interleukin-33 isoform X5 yields MKLRSGLLIEKKACYFKKETTRRHVPKPGGKQHLVLAACEQQLEHLEQSVEGFTFDVPMIQRCARSTAGPIFEEDFASLSTYNDQSISFVIEDGSYEIYIEDLSGQQEKDPVLFRCYPSQCSSSETAGGADGQKLMVNLSPKKYKDFLLHANNKEHSVELQKCENPFPDQAFFLMHKTSSRCVSFECKNNPGVFIGVKDKHLALIKVGEQTEPSSRQNIIFKLS; encoded by the exons ATGAAGCTACGCTCAGGCCTTCTTATAGAAAAGAAAGCCTGTTACTTTAAGAAAGAAACCACCAGAAGGCATGTACCAAAACCAG GTGGAAAGCAACATCTGGTATTGGCTGCCTGTGAGCAGCAGCTGGAACACCTTGAACAGTCTGTGGAGGGCTTCACTTTTGATGTGCCCATGATCCAGAGATGTGCTAGATCAACTGCTGGTCCAATTTTTGAAG AAGATTTTGCTTCCCTGAGCACATACAACGATCAATCCATTAGTTTTGTTATTGAGGATGGAAGTTATGAGATCTACATTGAAGACCTGAGTGGACAACAAGAGAAAG ACCCAGTGTTATTCCGTTGCTATCCTTCTCAGTGCTCCTCAAGTGAAACAG CAGGTGGTGCTGATGGTCAGAAGTTAATGGTAAACCTGAGTCCTAAAAAATACAAAGACTTTTTGCTGCATGCCAACAACAAGGAGCACTCTGTGGAG ctacaaaaatgtgaaaacccGTTCCCAGACCAGGCCTTTTTTCTTATGCATAAGACGTCGTCCAGATGTGTTTCATTTGAATGTAAGAACAATCCTGGAGTGTTTATAGGAGTAAAGGACAAGCACCTTGCTCTAATTAAAGTGGGGGAGCAAACTGAGCCTTCAAGTAGGCAGAATATCATATTTAAGCTCTCTTAA